From Anopheles funestus chromosome 3RL, idAnoFuneDA-416_04, whole genome shotgun sequence, a single genomic window includes:
- the LOC125767635 gene encoding solute carrier organic anion transporter family member 74D-like — MNGSLANGLNEGLNAPPPKIAFDRSISAYSERDVQCGFWVCRGPFWQRLASKKLYVLLFGLIGCILNSTTSYFYGTLTTVEKSIQISSRTVGIITAGSDLSFVLASLFLSYYASNRRKPLWIAMGIVSMALSCFVNALPHFLFSKGHDELMQNVGNWTKGADNLCREDRLSPDCSLDVGDIRPQLVLFFGSFLSGIGTSLYFTLGLTYLDDNVRKEKVPFLSSLAAFGRRMGPLVGFSLASLCLKYFVHVGVEPGYDQSDPRWIGAWWMGWLALGSTLILIAPFFASFPKVLPRTAERISLSRQASRTSGTNSTAEEDVDADRKVSFGDMLVTLRRLITNKAYVFNNAASIFYFFGYMPFFLFQAKYIEIQYRLTPSQANMVTGSVSLVFSALGILIAGMVIQKLRVTSRQLAGWNVVTSILSAAGIVGYAWFGCSALNNADIVANSQDANCSLGCNCDFVKYAPICGSDGQTYLSPCHAGCKELSKDGSGMMLYSNCSCIPNLLTDDGNVTSNFGSAMPGSCPVDCWTPFYFFLIVMCVNKFIGGTESAANFLIGLRCVEPRDKAISMGFSMAINTLFSFLPAPIVFGAIIDRTCVLWGRTCAKRGNCWLYDGEALRVSMNYTAAVFVIIGTCFDMGTWYYSKNFKIFDDAPGKDDSTIPMEKELVSLVNKQKEEPAEMKRIK, encoded by the exons ATGAACGGTAGTTTGGCGAACGGATTGAACGAGGGCCTTAATGCCCCTCCGCCCAAGATCGCCTTCGATCGGAGTATTTCCGCGTACAGTGAACGGGATGTACAGTGTGGCTTTTGGGTGTGCCGGGGACCGTTCTGGCAGCGGCTCGCCAGTAAGAAGCTTTACGTACTACTGTTCGGGCTTATTGGATGCATTCTTAACTCCACCACTTCGTACTTCTACGGCACACTTACTACGGTGGAAAAAAGCATCCAGATATCGTCCCGTACGGTCGGTATAATAACGGCCGGATCGGATCTATCGTTTGTGCTGGCATCGTTGTTCCTTTCGTACTATGCTTCGAACCGTCGGAAACCGCTATGGATTGCGATGGGTATCGTCAGCATGGCATTGTCCTGTTTCGTAAACGCACTGCCACACTTTCTGTTCTCGAAAGGACACGATGAGTTGATGCAGAATGTGGGAAATTGGACGAAAGGTGCAGATAACCTGTGTCGAGAGGATCGACTATCGCCGGACTGTTCACTGGACGTGGGAGACATCCGGCCTCAGCTTGTGCTGTTCTTTGGAAGCTTCCTATCCGGTATCGGAACATCGCTGTACTTCACGCTCGGGCTCACCTATCTCGATGATAACGTGCGCAAGGAGAAGGTACCGTTCCTTTCCAGCTTGGCCGCCTTTGGACGACGAATGGGACCGCTGGTGGGGTTCTCGTTGGCTTCCCTCTGTCTGAAGTACTTTGTGCACGTCGGTGTCGAACCGGGCTACGATCAAAGCGATCCACGCTGGATCGGTGCGTGGTGGATGGGATGGTTAGCACTCGGCTCTACGCTAATCCTCATTGCTCCGTTCTTTG CCAGCTTCCCGAAGGTTTTACCGAGAACGGCTGAACGGATATCCTTGTCACGTCAGGCAAGCCGTACGAGTGGTACCAATTCGACCGCCGAGGAAGATGTAGATGCTGACAGGAAGGTGTCGTTTGGTGACATGTTGGTGACGCTGCGTCGGCTCATCACCAACAAAGCGTACGTGTTCAATAATGCAGCCAGCATTTTCTACTTCTTCGGGTACATGCCGTTCTTCCTGTTCCAGGCGAAGTACATCGAGATCCAGTATCGTTTAACTCCATCCCAGGCAAA CATGGTTACTGGATCGGTTTCCCTCGTGTTCTCCGCCCTAGGGATACTGATCGCTGGTATGGTGATTCAGAAACTACGAGTAACTTCGCGCCAATTGGCTGGATGGAATGTCGTCACGAGCATTCTATCGGCGGCAGGTATCGTTGGGTACGCATGGTTTGGATGTTCTGCACTCAATAATGCAGATATTGTTGCCAA TTCGCAGGACGCGAATTGTAGTCTCGGCTGTAACTGCGATTTTGTGAAATATGCTCCAATTTGTGGAAGTGATGGACAAACCTATCTTTCACCATGTCACGCTGGATGTAAGGAATTGTCGAAGGATGGTAGTGGAATGATG CTGTACAGCAATTGTTCCTGTATTCCAAATCTTTTGACTGATGATGGAAACGTTACCTCCAACTTTGGTTCCGCTATGCCCGGAAGCTGTCCTGTTGATTGCTGGACACCTTTCTACTTCTTTCTCATTGTAATGTGTGTGAACAAGTTCATTGGAGGAACGGAATCGGCTGCCAACTTCCTCATTGGACTAAG ATGTGTTGAACCACGCGATAAAGCGATCTCGATGGGATTCTCGATGGCAATCAACACgctgttttcgtttcttcctgCACCGATCGTCTTCGGTGCGATCATTGATCGTACCTGTGTGCTATGGGGACGCACCTGTGCCAAACGGGGAAACTGTTGGCTTTACGATGGGGAAGCTTTACGCGTGTCAATGAACTATACGGCGGCCGTGTTTGTCATCATTGGAACGTGCTTTGACATGGGTACATGGTACTATTCGAAGAACTTCAAGATATTTGATGATGCCCCCGGCAAGGACGACAGCACGATCCCGATGGAAAAAGAGCTAGTGTCCCTTGTTAACAAACAGAAGGAAGAACCCGCTGAAATGAAGCGAATAAAGTAA